The Actinoplanes sp. N902-109 genomic interval CGGTCAACGCCACCCTCGCGATGCTCCGGCACCGCACCATGACCCGGATCCGGCTGGACGGGGCGATGCGCACCCTGCGCTGCGTGCTCGCCCATGCGACCCGGCTCGGGGTGGCACTCCCCCGCCGGTTCGGCGCCGGTGAGGCGGTCACCATCGGCGTGGCAGACGTGTGGGTGCTCGCGCAGGCGCTCACGGTCACCGGGCCGGGGATCGGTGCGGTTCTGGCGTACGGAATCGTCGCGGTCCTGCTGCTGAGGATCTCCCCGCTGCTCGCGGTGGTGGTGCTGGCGGGGGTGCCCGTGCTGGCCCTCGCCGTCGGGCCGATGCTGCGCAGCCTGCAACGGGCCGGGCTGAGCTACCGGGAGCGGCAGGGCGAGCTGGCCGACCGGCTGATCGACGTGGTCGGCGGGCTGAAGGTGCTCAACGGGCTGGGCGGCAAGGAGACGTTCGCGGTGCGCTACCACCGGGAGTCGCAGGGGGTGATCCCCGAGGGCTACCGGGTCGGGGCGGTCACCAGCTGGATCCAGGCGCTCGGCTTCGGGCTGCCGGCCCTGTTCCTGGCCGTGGTGATCTGGCTGGCCGCCCGGATGGCCGCGCAGGGCCTGATCACCGCGGGCGAACTGGTCGCGGTCTGGGGGTACGCGGCGATGCTGGTCGTACCGGTCGCGTTCCTCATCGAGGGCGGCTTCGACGTCGGGCACGCGCTGGTGGCCGGGCGCCGGATCCTGGCGTTCCTGCGGCTGCCGGCCGAGCCGCCCCGGATGGTGGCGGCGCCCCGGCACGAGGCCGCGCTGTACGACCCGCAGTCCGGGGTGCTGGTACGCCCAGGGCGCTTCACCGCGCTGGCCTGCGCCCGCACCGGCGACGCGGCCGCCGTGGTCGACCGGCTCGGCGGCTACGGGCCCACCGACGCGACGTGGGGTGACGAGCGGGTCGACGCGGTGGCCGTACGCGAACCGATCCTGGTCGCCGAGCCCGAGGCCTACCTGTTCGGCGGCACCCTGCACGAGGTGGTCGCCGGGCGGCACGACCCCGACCCGCGGGCGGTGGCACGCGCGCTGCACGTCGCCGCGGCCGACGACATCGTGGCCGGCACGCCGGAGGGCACCGGGTTGCGCGTCGAGGACTGCGGCCGCAACCTGTCCGGCGGCCAGCGCCAGCGCATCCGGCTGGCCCGCGCGGTGCTCGCCGACCCGGAGGTCCTGCTCGCCGTGGACCCCACCTCCGCGGTCGACGCGCACACCGAGGCGGCCATCGCCGACCGCCTGCCGGCCGCTCGGGCCGGGCGCACCACGCTGGTCACCACGACCTCACCGGCGCTGCTGGAACGGGCGGACGTGGTGCACTACCTCGCCGGGGGCCGGGTCGTGGCCACCGGGACCCATCATGAGCTGCTCGGCGCCGCCCCCGGTTACCGGGCGCTGGTCAGCCGGGACCGGGAGGACGAGCCGGCCGAGGCCGTGCGGTGACCCCGTTACCCGTCGCCGGGCGCGCGCAGGCGCACCGGGCGGCCTTCGCACTGATCCGCGCGGACAAGCGTGCGGTCGTGCTGATGGTGCTGCTGAACGCGGTCGCGGCGATCGCCGGGCTGGCCGGGCCGTGGCTGCTCGGGCGGATCGTGGACGCCGTCGCGGCGGGCCGCACCTCGGTGTCCACCATCGACCATCTCGCCCTCACCATCCTGGTGTGCACACTCGCCCAGATCGTGCTGGCGCGCACCGCCCTGGCGGTCGGTTACCGCTTCGGCGAGCGCACCGCGGCCCGGGTACGCGAGCGCTTCCTCGACCGGGTGCTCGCCCTGCCGCCCGCGATGGCCGAACGGGTGCCGACCGGCGACCTGGCCGCGCGGGGCACGGCCGACGTCGGCGCGGTCGCCACCACGCTGCGCGACGCCGTGCCGGAGGTGCTCGTCGCCGCCGGCCAGGCCCTGTTCGTGCTGGTGGCGGTGTTCGTCGTGAGCCCGCTGCTGGGCACGGTCGGGGTGCTCGGGCTGTCCGGCATCGCCGTGGCGACCCGCTGGTACCTGCGCCGGGCCCGGCAGGCTTATCTGGACGAGGGCGCGGCCGGGTCGGCGCTGGCGGATCAGGTGACGGCGGCGGTTCGCGGTGCCCGTACCGTCGAGGCCCTGGGCCTGCAGGAGTGCCGCGCCGCGGCCGACCGGGAGGTGCTCGGCCGGGCCCAGCGCACCCGCCTGCGCACGCTGTTCCTGCGCAGTGTCTTCTACCCGTCGGTGGATCTGTCCTATGTGGTGCCGGTCGTGACGGTGCTGCTGCTGGGCGGCGCCCTCTATCTGCAGGGCCGGCTCACGCTGGGCGAGGTCGCGGCGGCGGCGCTCTATCTGCGGCAGCTCGCGGTGCCGCTCGACGCCATCCTGATCTGGCTGGAACAGCTGCAGGCCAGCGGCGCCTCCTTCGCCCGGCTCGAAGGCCTGGCGGCCGTGCCCGCCCGCTCCCCCTGCGCGGGCACGCCGGCCGGCGACCGCATCGAGGTCCGGGACGTGCGTTATGCGTACGCCGGTGGGCGCGACGTGCTGCGCGGGGTCACCCTGACGGTCCGGCCGGGCGAGCGGCTCGCCCTGGTCGGGCCGTCCGGCGCGGGCAAGTCCACCCTCGGCCGGTTGCTCGCCGGCGTCGACCAGCCCGGCGCGGGCACGGTCACCGCGGGCGGCGTACCGGTCGCCGCGCTGCCGCCGGACGTGCTGCGCCGCCAGGTCGTGCTGGTCACCCAGGAACACCACATCTTCCGGGCCACGCTGCGCACTAACCTGTCCCTGGCCGCCCCGGACGCCACCGACGAGGCCCTGCTGGCGGCGCTGACCGTGGTCGGCGCGGACTGGGTGCCGGACCTGCCCGGCGGCCTGGACACCCCGCTGGGCGGCGACGGGTACGAACTCGACGGTGCCCGGGCCCAGCAGGTGGCGCTGGCCCGGGTGGTGCTGGCCGACCCGCACACCGTGGTGCTCGACGAGGCGACGGCGCTGCTGGACCCGGCGAAGGCCCGGGCGGCGGAGCGGGCGCTGGCGGCGGTGCTGCACTCCCGTACGGTGATCGCGATAGCCCACCGCCTGCAGACCGCCCACGACGCCGACCGGGTCGCCGTGCTCGAAGCCGGCCGCGTGGTCGAACTGGGCACCCACGACGACCTGGTCGCGGCGGGCGGGGCGTACGCCGCGCTCTGGCGCACCTGGCACGGCTGAACCGGGTCGTCACACCGGTTCGACGGGCAGCCAGAGCTCGCACGCCGCGGTGCGGAAGTCGGCGGCGTGCTCGAGCACCGCCACGATCTCCGGACCCGGCCGCAGCCGCCACGGGTTGGCGGGGAACCAGCCGGTTGCGGTGCCGGCCCAGGCGTCCTGCAGGGTCTGCGGATAGGACCCCTCGGTCCGGAAGACCGCCCACCTGCCGGCCGGCACCTCGATGACGTCGAGACCGTCGGGGACCGGCGTGTCCGGGGACACGGCGACCCCGTGCAGGTAGGTCAGCTCGCTCCCCTCGGCGCGGTCGGGGTCGAGGTTGTCGCTGATCGACAGCAGTCCGGCCGGCTCCCGATCGCTCAGGGCCTTCAAGCGCACGTGCTCCGCCGCCGGTAGTGCGGTGATGTGCCGCCGGATGTGCGGGTTGATGCCCTGGTGCACGAGCGGGACCCGGGCAGCGTGCCCGACGAGCCGGAACTCGCGGTGGTCGACGACGCGGGTCTCCATCCGTTCACTGCCGTCCACGGTCAGGCGGAATCTGATCCGTGGCTGGCTGCGCAGCGGCCCGCCGGCCTGCCGCACCGCACCGGGCCCGGCACCGTGGACCGCCCGGAACGCGCGCCCGAACGCCTCGGTCGAGCCGTATCCGCGCCGGACGGCGATGGTCAGCAGGCTTCCCTCGCCGCGCACGACAGCAGCGGCGGCGACGGTCATCCGGCGGCGGCGCAGATACTCCGACAGCGGCATGCCGGCCGGCGACGAGAACATCCGGCGGAGGTGATATTCGGTCGTGCCCAGCGTCCTGGCGATCTGCTTGCCGTCGAAGTCCCCGGTCAGGCTCTCCTCGACC includes:
- a CDS encoding ABC transporter ATP-binding protein, producing the protein MRCQKRRIAVGAVLGSTWMAGLALSPYLLSQAVDRGLHRRDLPELGVWAGLLFGTGAVNATLAMLRHRTMTRIRLDGAMRTLRCVLAHATRLGVALPRRFGAGEAVTIGVADVWVLAQALTVTGPGIGAVLAYGIVAVLLLRISPLLAVVVLAGVPVLALAVGPMLRSLQRAGLSYRERQGELADRLIDVVGGLKVLNGLGGKETFAVRYHRESQGVIPEGYRVGAVTSWIQALGFGLPALFLAVVIWLAARMAAQGLITAGELVAVWGYAAMLVVPVAFLIEGGFDVGHALVAGRRILAFLRLPAEPPRMVAAPRHEAALYDPQSGVLVRPGRFTALACARTGDAAAVVDRLGGYGPTDATWGDERVDAVAVREPILVAEPEAYLFGGTLHEVVAGRHDPDPRAVARALHVAAADDIVAGTPEGTGLRVEDCGRNLSGGQRQRIRLARAVLADPEVLLAVDPTSAVDAHTEAAIADRLPAARAGRTTLVTTTSPALLERADVVHYLAGGRVVATGTHHELLGAAPGYRALVSRDREDEPAEAVR
- a CDS encoding ABC transporter ATP-binding protein; the encoded protein is MTPLPVAGRAQAHRAAFALIRADKRAVVLMVLLNAVAAIAGLAGPWLLGRIVDAVAAGRTSVSTIDHLALTILVCTLAQIVLARTALAVGYRFGERTAARVRERFLDRVLALPPAMAERVPTGDLAARGTADVGAVATTLRDAVPEVLVAAGQALFVLVAVFVVSPLLGTVGVLGLSGIAVATRWYLRRARQAYLDEGAAGSALADQVTAAVRGARTVEALGLQECRAAADREVLGRAQRTRLRTLFLRSVFYPSVDLSYVVPVVTVLLLGGALYLQGRLTLGEVAAAALYLRQLAVPLDAILIWLEQLQASGASFARLEGLAAVPARSPCAGTPAGDRIEVRDVRYAYAGGRDVLRGVTLTVRPGERLALVGPSGAGKSTLGRLLAGVDQPGAGTVTAGGVPVAALPPDVLRRQVVLVTQEHHIFRATLRTNLSLAAPDATDEALLAALTVVGADWVPDLPGGLDTPLGGDGYELDGARAQQVALARVVLADPHTVVLDEATALLDPAKARAAERALAAVLHSRTVIAIAHRLQTAHDADRVAVLEAGRVVELGTHDDLVAAGGAYAALWRTWHG
- a CDS encoding AraC family transcriptional regulator, producing the protein MIPVLNRLVDLVEESLTGDFDGKQIARTLGTTEYHLRRMFSSPAGMPLSEYLRRRRMTVAAAAVVRGEGSLLTIAVRRGYGSTEAFGRAFRAVHGAGPGAVRQAGGPLRSQPRIRFRLTVDGSERMETRVVDHREFRLVGHAARVPLVHQGINPHIRRHITALPAAEHVRLKALSDREPAGLLSISDNLDPDRAEGSELTYLHGVAVSPDTPVPDGLDVIEVPAGRWAVFRTEGSYPQTLQDAWAGTATGWFPANPWRLRPGPEIVAVLEHAADFRTAACELWLPVEPV